In Leptospira congkakensis, a single window of DNA contains:
- a CDS encoding multiheme c-type cytochrome → MDPSSCATCHKVQFQNWEKSFHAGSISSGFLWQKEILTKEEFRSCFNCHSPLAETKSELDSEYQTSGILNSKSHNFPEGIENPSILCASCHIRNQIRFGPPPRKNPNKEITTGQLPHNGYVAKMEFETSEFCKSCHESKEEGIQLNGKRMMEVYSEWKMSPFAKEGIQCQNCHMPDREHSWKGIHDKTFVQNALLPSWEIKEKNGEYQIRAELKSIGVGHEFPTYIVPKVYLRFYAIFKNNKTPILLEESTVGRVVNTSLTEEYLDTRIKPKNSHFVWFNYKPNKELIQEFLWEIEVDPDEQYVRTFEEQLTTKGPILSVHAKKLLQESLYEKKNSRYILFTLNWKVPVSLPK, encoded by the coding sequence TTGGACCCATCATCTTGTGCCACTTGTCATAAAGTTCAGTTTCAGAATTGGGAAAAAAGTTTCCATGCAGGTTCGATCAGTAGTGGTTTTTTATGGCAGAAGGAAATCTTAACCAAAGAAGAATTCAGGTCTTGTTTCAATTGCCACTCTCCCTTAGCTGAAACTAAATCCGAACTTGATTCGGAATATCAAACGAGTGGAATTCTCAATTCAAAATCTCATAATTTTCCAGAAGGGATAGAAAATCCATCCATACTATGTGCCTCTTGCCATATCCGAAATCAAATCCGATTTGGCCCTCCTCCCAGAAAAAATCCAAACAAAGAAATCACCACTGGACAACTTCCACATAACGGTTATGTTGCGAAGATGGAATTTGAAACTTCAGAGTTTTGTAAGTCTTGTCATGAAAGCAAAGAAGAAGGGATTCAACTGAATGGAAAACGAATGATGGAAGTTTACAGTGAATGGAAAATGAGTCCTTTTGCCAAAGAAGGAATCCAATGCCAAAACTGTCATATGCCAGATAGAGAACATTCCTGGAAGGGGATCCATGATAAAACTTTTGTACAAAATGCATTGTTACCAAGTTGGGAAATTAAAGAAAAAAATGGCGAATACCAAATACGAGCGGAACTGAAGAGTATTGGTGTCGGTCATGAATTTCCTACATATATCGTTCCTAAAGTTTACTTACGTTTTTATGCTATTTTCAAAAATAATAAAACCCCAATCCTTTTAGAAGAATCGACAGTCGGAAGAGTTGTGAATACAAGTCTCACCGAAGAATATTTAGATACTAGGATCAAACCGAAAAATTCACATTTTGTTTGGTTTAACTACAAACCAAACAAAGAATTGATTCAGGAATTTTTGTGGGAAATAGAAGTGGATCCGGACGAACAATATGTTCGCACATTCGAAGAACAGTTAACGACCAAAGGCCCGATACTTTCTGTGCATGCTAAAAAGTTATTACAAGAGTCCTTATATGAAAAAAAGAACTCTCGTTATATACTTTTTACTTTGAATTGGAAAGTGCCTGTTTCACTTCCAAAATAA
- a CDS encoding trans-sulfuration enzyme family protein, with the protein MFEHFETDAIRIQTKRTGEKEHSTPLFLTSSFVFDDAEHARALFAEEVTGNQYTRFSNPNTTELIEKMCSLEHTEDGIATASGMSAVFTSVFGLIKSGDHIVSARAIFGSTHQIFANILPRFGVTTTYVDINKPELWEAAFQENTKIVYIETPSNPGLDIVDLAWVASLCKKKKAILIVDNCFCSPYIQRPADFGADIVIHSATKYLDGQGRVIAGIILGKKEFIQPIRYMARNTGPSLSPMNAWIISKSLETLAVRMDRHSENAIKLAEFLAESTDVELVRYPFLPNDPGYAIAKKQMKSGGGIVSFVIKGGVERARKFLDALQWFSLTANLGDTRTTVTHPTSTTHSKLTEEERAAVGILPGLIRVSVGLEHIDDIILEVKQALSNSK; encoded by the coding sequence ATGTTTGAACACTTTGAAACTGACGCCATTCGCATCCAAACCAAACGAACCGGGGAAAAAGAACATTCCACCCCGCTCTTTTTAACATCTAGTTTTGTTTTTGATGATGCGGAACATGCGAGAGCCCTCTTTGCAGAAGAGGTTACTGGGAACCAATACACTAGATTTTCCAATCCGAATACTACTGAGCTAATCGAAAAAATGTGTTCTCTCGAGCACACTGAGGATGGAATCGCCACTGCCTCTGGAATGTCTGCTGTGTTTACTTCTGTGTTTGGACTTATCAAATCTGGTGATCATATCGTATCGGCTCGTGCTATTTTTGGATCAACTCATCAAATATTTGCAAATATTTTACCAAGGTTTGGTGTGACAACGACCTATGTAGATATCAACAAACCTGAGTTATGGGAAGCGGCTTTTCAGGAAAATACAAAAATCGTGTATATTGAAACACCTTCTAATCCAGGACTTGATATTGTTGATTTGGCTTGGGTAGCTTCGCTTTGTAAAAAGAAAAAAGCCATTTTGATTGTTGATAATTGTTTTTGCTCTCCGTATATCCAAAGGCCTGCTGATTTTGGTGCTGACATAGTCATTCATTCCGCAACGAAATACTTAGATGGTCAAGGTCGGGTGATTGCTGGTATTATTTTAGGAAAAAAAGAATTCATCCAACCCATTCGTTACATGGCTCGTAACACAGGACCATCATTATCTCCCATGAATGCTTGGATTATTTCCAAAAGTTTGGAGACACTAGCGGTGAGAATGGACAGACATTCTGAAAATGCAATCAAGTTAGCTGAATTTTTGGCTGAGTCTACCGATGTGGAACTTGTTCGATATCCATTTCTGCCAAATGACCCTGGTTATGCGATTGCAAAAAAACAAATGAAATCTGGCGGGGGAATTGTATCTTTTGTCATTAAAGGTGGAGTAGAAAGAGCAAGAAAGTTTTTAGATGCTTTACAATGGTTTTCTCTAACTGCTAACTTAGGTGATACTAGAACCACCGTGACTCATCCAACTTCCACTACTCATTCTAAATTAACAGAAGAAGAAAGAGCTGCTGTTGGTATTTTGCCTGGTCTGATCCGTGTTTCCGTCGGTTTAGAACATATTGATGATATTATTTTGGAAGTGAAACAGGCACTTTCCAATTCAAAGTAA
- a CDS encoding ABC transporter ATP-binding protein, producing MLGIEAKHICKSFGVPPQDILKDVSLEIQMGDFVALTGKSGSGKSTLLYIVSGLDNPTSGEVKLGGSSLLGMGSKEIHSLRNLSIGFVFQFHYLLPELTGLENITMPARKTGTHKMMEEYALHLMESFSVLHCKDKFPSQMSGGEGQRVAIARALIQKPKFLFADEPTGNLDTNNGDKVMDIFKRINKEDGTTILFVTHDPDYAGLASRRVHMVDGKIAEIS from the coding sequence ATGTTAGGAATCGAAGCCAAACATATTTGTAAATCCTTTGGAGTTCCACCGCAAGATATACTTAAGGATGTTTCCTTAGAAATTCAAATGGGTGATTTTGTTGCGCTGACTGGAAAGTCTGGATCAGGAAAATCAACACTCCTTTATATCGTCAGTGGCCTTGACAATCCAACAAGTGGCGAAGTGAAATTAGGGGGAAGTTCTCTTTTGGGAATGGGAAGTAAAGAGATCCATAGTTTAAGAAATTTATCTATTGGATTCGTCTTTCAATTTCATTATTTACTCCCTGAACTTACTGGGCTCGAAAATATCACCATGCCAGCAAGAAAAACCGGAACCCATAAAATGATGGAAGAGTATGCTCTTCACTTGATGGAAAGTTTTTCTGTTTTGCACTGTAAGGATAAATTCCCAAGTCAGATGTCTGGTGGTGAAGGGCAAAGGGTTGCGATAGCAAGGGCTCTGATTCAGAAACCCAAATTCCTTTTTGCTGATGAACCAACGGGGAATCTTGATACGAATAACGGAGATAAGGTGATGGATATTTTTAAACGTATCAATAAGGAGGATGGAACCACAATTTTGTTTGTAACACATGACCCTGATTATGCGGGACTAGCTAGCCGTCGTGTCCATATGGTGGACGGGAAAATTGCAGAAATTTCCTGA
- a CDS encoding ABC transporter permease, which produces MLFLAFRQILSRPQQSILTLIGIVLGTAGYIVFSGIMLGFQAVITDQLVNSDGQIKISPKDELVTERTFEDVFFQGKIVRWLSPPSGRTDNSRLTNVIGWMDKLSNDHRILSFAPQLSKEVIFVNGKTAAPARFVGVDPNIQPKVTNLSDYIVEGSLSDLSRGTSLVIMGEGVLNKLGAKMGDTISVYIPGTDLIPVKVVGILSTGNRLIDEVTVYSSLSSVQSITKSSGEISQIIVKIKDIRVAAEIAEDLRYFSKDKVESWDEVNASILQVFKTQDIVRNSTTFTIILVVAFGIYNILNMVVNQKKKEVAILRSIGFDEKDTIQLFIFQGLFLGTLGAIIGIFVGILGCYYIDGIPIGDPKQNSKALMKTMMISWDWMIYVKGFFIAVLSASIASYIPARMASHLSPVDIIRGAT; this is translated from the coding sequence ATGTTATTCCTTGCGTTTAGACAAATTTTATCGAGACCACAACAATCGATTCTAACATTGATTGGGATAGTTCTAGGAACGGCTGGTTATATTGTTTTTTCGGGAATTATGTTAGGATTCCAAGCAGTAATCACGGATCAATTGGTGAATTCCGATGGACAAATTAAAATTTCTCCTAAGGACGAACTTGTTACCGAACGAACTTTTGAAGATGTTTTTTTTCAAGGTAAGATAGTGAGATGGTTGTCTCCTCCTTCGGGCCGAACCGATAATTCTAGATTAACGAATGTGATTGGTTGGATGGATAAACTTTCTAATGATCATAGAATTTTATCTTTTGCACCTCAACTATCGAAAGAAGTTATTTTTGTGAATGGAAAAACTGCTGCACCAGCAAGATTTGTCGGTGTTGATCCCAATATCCAACCTAAAGTAACAAACCTAAGTGATTATATTGTCGAAGGGAGTTTGTCTGATTTATCTCGTGGAACATCCCTTGTGATCATGGGGGAAGGAGTCTTAAATAAACTTGGTGCCAAAATGGGAGATACAATCTCTGTGTACATTCCTGGTACTGACTTGATCCCTGTAAAAGTTGTTGGAATTTTGAGCACAGGAAATCGGCTCATCGATGAAGTGACTGTATACTCCTCTTTATCTTCCGTCCAAAGTATTACAAAATCAAGTGGTGAAATTTCGCAAATCATTGTTAAAATTAAAGACATCCGAGTTGCTGCTGAAATTGCCGAAGATTTACGATACTTTAGCAAAGACAAGGTGGAAAGTTGGGATGAAGTGAATGCGAGTATTTTACAAGTTTTTAAAACGCAAGACATTGTTCGAAATTCAACAACCTTTACCATCATCCTCGTTGTTGCTTTCGGAATTTATAATATTTTGAATATGGTGGTAAACCAGAAGAAAAAGGAAGTGGCAATTCTTCGTTCTATTGGTTTTGATGAAAAGGATACAATTCAACTTTTTATTTTTCAAGGTTTGTTTTTAGGAACCCTTGGCGCTATTATTGGTATATTTGTTGGAATTCTCGGATGTTATTATATTGATGGAATACCCATTGGAGATCCGAAACAAAATTCGAAAGCCCTTATGAAAACCATGATGATATCCTGGGACTGGATGATTTATGTAAAAGGATTTTTTATCGCAGTTCTTAGTGCATCAATTGCGAGTTACATTCCTGCTCGGATGGCCAGTCATCTTTCGCCTGTTGATATCATTCGAGGAGCAACATAA
- a CDS encoding efflux RND transporter periplasmic adaptor subunit — MDRKKLYLFGSVIVIILISVFFFLSRTSRTSRVLVERGSLVEAVYALGTVKPVDNFILKFGIAASVREIFVEEGQTVKKGQALLTNDSGITFRSPLDGTLTKLNVAKNETAMPGLPLLEIQNLKSVYISVSLDQESALRVKPGMQVQLSFESIRGNVYKGKVERIYPSNGQFLVRIEADELPEGILPDMTTDVAIEVSSKENVVLVPLVSVDRGKITRFRDGNKDKIEIRIGAINSEFGELIQGDLKEGDEVLVKN; from the coding sequence ATGGATCGTAAGAAACTATATCTTTTTGGCTCTGTCATTGTAATCATTCTAATATCGGTTTTTTTCTTTCTATCTCGAACTTCAAGGACGAGTCGAGTGTTAGTCGAAAGAGGATCCCTTGTGGAAGCTGTCTACGCTTTGGGTACGGTAAAACCAGTCGATAATTTCATTCTAAAATTTGGAATCGCCGCCTCTGTCCGAGAGATTTTTGTAGAGGAGGGGCAAACGGTAAAAAAAGGCCAAGCCCTTCTGACTAACGATTCAGGGATTACTTTTCGTTCTCCGTTAGATGGAACCTTAACCAAACTGAATGTGGCAAAAAATGAAACGGCTATGCCAGGTCTTCCTTTATTAGAAATTCAAAATTTAAAGTCTGTTTATATTTCCGTATCTCTGGATCAAGAATCGGCATTAAGAGTGAAACCTGGAATGCAAGTTCAACTGAGTTTTGAATCGATCAGGGGAAATGTGTATAAAGGAAAAGTCGAAAGGATTTATCCTTCCAATGGACAATTTTTAGTCCGAATCGAAGCAGATGAACTACCAGAAGGTATTTTACCTGATATGACAACGGATGTTGCTATCGAAGTTTCTTCTAAAGAAAATGTTGTACTCGTTCCACTAGTTTCCGTTGATAGAGGGAAAATTACAAGGTTTCGCGATGGAAACAAAGATAAAATTGAAATTCGGATAGGAGCCATTAATTCAGAGTTTGGTGAACTTATACAAGGAGATTTGAAAGAAGGCGACGAAGTATTGGTTAAAAACTAA
- the mtaB gene encoding tRNA (N(6)-L-threonylcarbamoyladenosine(37)-C(2))-methylthiotransferase MtaB, whose amino-acid sequence MKIKFHTLGCRLNFFETDGMYSVLKDKGFSLAEAEEKAEYIVVNTCTVTNKADVKNRNIIRNAIRTNPGAKVYVTGCYAETDKEILQNIPGVFGVFGNTEKSSLPYKILEDWEGKKIETNNLSFDRFSYSDVLPEGHTRAYLKIQDGCNRKCSYCKIPAARGLGVSRNYNDVLDQVRYLQDNGVGEIQLTGVNLGWYRLENGEKGFLNLLEDILKILEYSRIRLSSIEPPDVGSGLLDLMKHPRFCKFLHIPIQSGSRKILKDMKRTYHPDAFRTRIELAKEKLPNLFLGTDVIVGFPSESEVEFQETKQLLVELGFAKLHVFPYSVRKGTSAESFGDPIPGDEKKRRVLDLMSLSSELHTKYAETVIGKTYEAILESDGRFVTDNYLKGRLADSFSFDTLQKGQFVDVRCLEYKPAKDREGEFVFGLSL is encoded by the coding sequence GTGAAAATTAAGTTTCATACACTTGGTTGTCGGTTGAATTTTTTTGAAACCGACGGTATGTATTCTGTTCTGAAAGACAAAGGTTTTTCCTTGGCAGAAGCGGAGGAAAAGGCTGAATACATTGTCGTGAATACATGTACGGTCACGAACAAAGCGGATGTAAAAAATAGAAATATTATTCGGAATGCTATTCGTACAAATCCAGGTGCCAAAGTGTATGTGACTGGATGTTATGCGGAAACGGATAAGGAAATTTTACAAAATATTCCTGGTGTGTTTGGAGTATTTGGAAATACAGAAAAAAGTTCTCTCCCGTATAAAATCCTAGAAGATTGGGAAGGTAAAAAAATTGAAACAAACAACCTTTCCTTCGATCGTTTTTCTTATTCCGATGTATTACCAGAAGGTCACACCCGTGCCTATTTAAAAATCCAAGACGGATGTAACAGAAAATGTTCTTATTGCAAAATTCCTGCCGCAAGAGGCCTTGGGGTTAGCAGAAATTATAACGATGTTTTAGACCAAGTTAGATATCTCCAAGACAATGGGGTTGGTGAAATCCAGCTAACAGGTGTAAATCTGGGATGGTACCGGTTAGAAAATGGGGAAAAAGGTTTTTTAAATCTTCTAGAAGATATTCTAAAAATCTTAGAATATTCTAGAATTCGTTTATCTTCCATTGAACCACCTGACGTAGGATCTGGATTACTAGATTTAATGAAACATCCTAGGTTCTGTAAATTTTTACACATTCCGATTCAAAGTGGAAGTCGTAAAATTTTAAAAGATATGAAAAGAACCTATCATCCCGATGCTTTTCGCACAAGAATCGAACTAGCCAAAGAAAAACTTCCGAATTTATTCCTCGGAACTGATGTGATTGTTGGTTTTCCTTCCGAATCAGAAGTTGAGTTCCAGGAAACAAAACAATTGTTAGTAGAGCTTGGATTTGCAAAACTCCATGTATTTCCCTATTCAGTTAGAAAAGGCACCAGTGCCGAATCTTTTGGAGATCCCATCCCAGGAGATGAGAAAAAACGTCGCGTTTTAGATTTGATGTCACTCAGTTCGGAACTTCATACCAAATATGCAGAAACTGTCATTGGGAAAACATACGAAGCCATCCTCGAAAGTGATGGAAGGTTTGTGACTGATAATTATCTCAAAGGTAGACTGGCTGATTCTTTTTCTTTTGATACTCTTCAAAAAGGCCAATTTGTAGATGTTAGGTGTTTGGAATATAAACCCGCCAAAGATAGAGAAGGTGAGTTTGTATTCGGACTTTCTCTTTAG
- a CDS encoding tetratricopeptide repeat protein: MKHLIYAFAITCLFVTSLYSQEKEQVGSAYFQAVDEYKVKNYNKSIELVKSLLTDGKSSYEFYALLAFNYDKLNDFENSYKNILEARKRKPDDEDLLQGSLAILTRHKKWKPAIELAEKTIPLFPQNPEVRYFYALALSEKGASKTALSQIEKAKAGSPSDFRMLELEGKIYYNLKNYDKADVSLRWASSLNQNSPEIWNNLALVQESLYKTNKKLGKKSQANTYLAEAKECIQKASNLNGESNTIKENSKRIVALSDL; this comes from the coding sequence ATGAAACATTTGATTTACGCTTTCGCTATTACTTGTCTTTTCGTAACATCCCTTTACTCTCAAGAAAAAGAACAGGTTGGTTCTGCTTACTTTCAGGCTGTCGATGAATATAAAGTAAAAAATTATAACAAATCCATTGAACTTGTCAAAAGTCTTTTGACCGATGGAAAGTCGTCTTACGAATTTTATGCACTTTTGGCATTTAACTATGACAAGTTGAATGATTTCGAAAATTCTTATAAAAATATTCTAGAAGCAAGAAAACGTAAACCCGACGACGAAGACCTCTTACAAGGTAGTCTTGCGATTTTGACTCGTCATAAAAAATGGAAACCGGCCATTGAGCTTGCTGAAAAAACAATTCCGTTGTTCCCACAAAATCCAGAAGTCAGATATTTTTACGCACTAGCACTTTCTGAAAAAGGTGCTTCTAAAACTGCACTTTCTCAAATTGAAAAAGCAAAAGCAGGAAGTCCTAGTGACTTTCGTATGTTAGAGTTAGAAGGGAAAATTTATTATAACCTAAAAAATTATGACAAAGCTGATGTGAGTTTGCGTTGGGCTTCTTCTTTAAATCAAAACTCACCTGAAATTTGGAACAACTTAGCTCTCGTTCAAGAATCCCTTTACAAAACAAATAAAAAATTGGGTAAGAAGTCTCAAGCAAACACCTATTTGGCGGAAGCTAAAGAATGCATTCAAAAAGCATCCAACTTAAATGGGGAAAGTAATACAATCAAAGAAAATTCTAAACGGATCGTAGCACTCAGCGACTTGTGA
- a CDS encoding ATP-dependent Clp protease ATP-binding subunit — protein sequence MLEFTKRAKRVINEIAQDEAKRLGSDFIGPEHILLGLLREEDSVAIKILTNLNINLNELRKEVEKRTREGSGALLLDVSQGQDKYQKMIEVSKEEAKRLKHNYVGTEHILLALLRDNNNIAGGSLSSFSVNYNVIKSEILRLLGAPPSGAVGGTTGTQGATQGQTQQQAAPRQEKSKTPILDEFARDLTQLAREKKLDPVIGRSKEIERVIQILSRKTKNNPVLVGESGVGKTAIVEGLAQAVIEKLVPDLLFDKRVLSLDLASLIAGTKYRGEFEERLKKIMKEIVTSQNIIIFIDELHTLIGAGAAEGAVDAANILKPALARGELQCIGATTNNEYRKYIEKDSALERRFQMVKVLEPSVDDAVLILDGLKKAYEAHHKVRYSEKAIEQAVKLSHRYINDRFLPDKAIDIIDEAGAKARLANCQRPNEIKEIEEEIKGLSVKKEDLVRSQEYEKAAAVRDEVNRKKGQLEEKTKQWQERMEGYAVSIEEEDILSVVSLWTGIPLKKMEQTENAKLLNLEGDIKTRIVGQTEAIEKVARAVRRSRTGLKSEKRPTGSFIFLGPTGVGKTELAKALAEQLFGSEDNMLRIDMSEYMEPHAVSRLIGAPPGYVGYDDGGQLTEFVRRKPYSLVLLDEIEKAHHDLFNILLQIMEEGNLTDTKGRKVNFRDTIIIMTSNIAAKEISKGGRLGFEDFAEERESYKAEQAREQLKKHFNPEFLNRVDEVVYFAPLKKEEIVNIVDIMLKDFNKRLTEKKVLVDLSLAAKEHFATIGYDQNYGARPLRRVFQRELEDYMAVQSLKGVYDNPTKIDVDFAEGKLVYSETPWTEYKEPPKNDDGSSPSTEEKDLALV from the coding sequence ATGTTGGAATTCACAAAAAGAGCAAAAAGAGTCATCAACGAAATCGCCCAAGATGAGGCAAAACGTTTGGGTTCCGATTTTATCGGTCCTGAGCATATTCTACTTGGGCTTCTCCGGGAGGAGGACTCTGTCGCGATTAAGATTCTTACGAATCTAAATATCAATTTGAACGAACTTCGTAAAGAAGTCGAAAAAAGAACTCGTGAGGGTTCCGGTGCCTTGCTTTTGGATGTAAGCCAAGGACAAGACAAATACCAAAAAATGATCGAAGTTTCTAAAGAGGAAGCAAAACGCCTCAAACATAACTATGTGGGAACAGAACACATTCTTTTGGCGCTACTTCGCGATAACAATAATATCGCAGGCGGATCTTTATCCTCTTTCAGTGTAAATTATAACGTCATTAAATCTGAGATTTTACGTCTTCTTGGGGCACCACCTTCTGGTGCTGTGGGTGGAACTACGGGTACACAAGGTGCAACTCAAGGCCAAACACAACAACAAGCGGCTCCAAGGCAAGAAAAGAGTAAAACTCCAATTTTGGATGAGTTTGCAAGGGATCTAACCCAACTCGCTCGCGAGAAAAAATTGGATCCTGTCATTGGTCGTTCCAAAGAAATTGAAAGGGTCATCCAAATCCTTTCTCGTAAAACCAAAAACAACCCTGTTCTCGTGGGAGAATCAGGTGTTGGTAAAACAGCGATTGTTGAAGGTCTTGCACAAGCTGTGATTGAAAAATTGGTTCCAGATCTACTTTTCGATAAACGAGTGTTATCTCTTGATTTGGCAAGTCTCATTGCCGGAACTAAATACCGTGGTGAGTTTGAAGAACGATTGAAAAAAATCATGAAAGAAATCGTTACTTCTCAAAACATCATTATCTTTATTGATGAGTTACACACTCTGATTGGAGCCGGTGCGGCAGAAGGGGCAGTGGATGCAGCAAACATCTTAAAACCAGCTCTTGCTCGCGGGGAACTGCAATGTATTGGTGCCACAACCAATAACGAATACCGTAAGTACATCGAAAAAGATTCTGCTTTGGAAAGACGATTCCAAATGGTGAAGGTTCTTGAACCTTCTGTAGATGATGCAGTTCTCATTCTAGATGGTTTGAAAAAAGCATACGAAGCACACCATAAGGTTCGTTATTCGGAAAAAGCGATCGAACAAGCGGTTAAGTTATCTCACCGTTATATCAATGATCGTTTTTTACCAGACAAAGCCATTGATATCATTGATGAAGCGGGTGCAAAGGCTCGTCTTGCTAATTGCCAACGTCCTAACGAAATCAAAGAAATTGAAGAAGAAATCAAAGGTCTTTCTGTTAAAAAAGAAGATTTAGTTCGTAGCCAAGAGTATGAAAAGGCAGCTGCGGTTCGTGATGAAGTGAATCGTAAAAAAGGCCAATTGGAAGAGAAAACCAAACAATGGCAAGAACGTATGGAAGGTTATGCAGTTTCCATTGAAGAAGAAGATATCCTTTCCGTCGTAAGTCTCTGGACTGGAATTCCATTGAAAAAAATGGAACAAACGGAAAACGCGAAACTTCTCAATTTGGAAGGTGACATTAAAACCAGAATTGTTGGTCAAACAGAAGCCATCGAAAAAGTAGCACGAGCTGTGAGAAGATCTCGCACTGGTCTCAAGAGCGAAAAACGTCCTACAGGATCGTTTATATTCCTTGGGCCAACGGGTGTGGGAAAAACAGAACTTGCAAAAGCACTCGCGGAACAACTATTTGGGTCAGAAGACAATATGCTCCGTATTGATATGTCGGAATACATGGAACCACATGCAGTTTCACGACTCATTGGAGCTCCTCCAGGTTACGTAGGATATGATGATGGTGGTCAACTCACTGAGTTTGTCAGAAGAAAACCTTATAGTTTGGTTTTACTCGACGAAATCGAAAAGGCTCACCATGATCTTTTTAATATCCTACTTCAAATTATGGAAGAAGGGAACTTAACTGATACGAAAGGTCGTAAGGTAAACTTCCGCGATACCATCATCATCATGACATCGAACATTGCTGCGAAAGAAATTTCGAAAGGTGGACGATTGGGTTTTGAAGATTTCGCAGAAGAAAGAGAATCTTATAAAGCAGAACAAGCTCGTGAACAGTTGAAAAAACATTTTAACCCAGAATTCCTCAACCGCGTGGATGAGGTAGTTTACTTTGCTCCTCTCAAAAAAGAAGAGATCGTAAACATTGTGGATATTATGTTAAAAGACTTTAACAAACGTTTGACTGAGAAAAAAGTGCTGGTGGATCTTTCTCTTGCAGCAAAGGAACATTTTGCAACCATTGGATACGACCAAAACTACGGAGCTCGTCCTCTCAGACGTGTATTCCAAAGAGAATTGGAAGACTATATGGCGGTGCAGTCTTTGAAAGGTGTTTATGATAACCCTACAAAGATCGACGTTGATTTTGCGGAAGGAAAACTTGTGTATTCAGAAACTCCTTGGACTGAATACAAAGAACCTCCTAAAAATGACGACGGTTCTTCCCCTAGCACTGAGGAAAAAGATTTGGCTCTCGTTTAG
- a CDS encoding ATP--guanido phosphotransferase, with the protein MRFCRFCGTKESQFRKSGKFGCVHCVSVFEYPKPNFTKIIPEKQIQTLENFVKENTKSLTLLSLRTRITRNLKSNLFPFYEPSELKSKQLLVENKMESFLYPNGSLSIETRNENPESMMGFYLGSEDHLRFEKILSGKDWKSGNFPSYFESKTRLFRFLLQKEIWANLPELGFISSCPTNLGAGRRDSLLVAVAPEAVYEFFSNLQTLSEFGIEFAPSSDHRFRNIGKDRVLVVKISWKNARVVQKRKFYKILGLLGSY; encoded by the coding sequence ATGCGCTTTTGCCGTTTTTGCGGAACCAAAGAATCTCAGTTTCGTAAAAGCGGTAAGTTTGGTTGTGTCCACTGTGTTTCTGTTTTTGAATATCCCAAACCAAATTTCACAAAAATAATTCCAGAAAAACAAATCCAAACCTTAGAAAACTTTGTAAAAGAAAATACGAAGTCCTTAACTCTTTTGTCTTTACGAACAAGAATCACAAGAAATCTAAAATCGAATCTTTTTCCTTTTTACGAACCTTCTGAATTGAAATCAAAACAACTGTTAGTTGAAAATAAAATGGAGTCTTTTCTTTATCCAAACGGGTCTCTGTCTATAGAAACACGAAATGAAAATCCGGAATCTATGATGGGTTTTTATTTGGGATCAGAGGACCATCTTCGTTTTGAAAAAATCCTCTCTGGTAAAGACTGGAAGAGTGGAAATTTTCCAAGTTATTTTGAGAGCAAAACTCGCCTTTTTCGGTTTTTGTTGCAGAAGGAGATTTGGGCAAACCTCCCTGAGCTCGGGTTTATTTCTTCCTGTCCGACCAATTTGGGAGCGGGGAGGAGGGATTCCCTTCTTGTTGCAGTGGCGCCAGAAGCCGTTTATGAGTTTTTTTCAAATTTACAAACATTGTCTGAATTTGGTATAGAATTTGCTCCTTCCTCCGATCATAGATTTAGGAACATCGGAAAAGACCGAGTCCTAGTCGTAAAAATTTCGTGGAAGAACGCTAGAGTGGTTCAAAAACGTAAGTTTTACAAAATTCTTGGTTTACTAGGCTCCTATTAA